The stretch of DNA ACGGAGACGTCGCCCATCGACACGGTGGAGCGGGGCCTCATCGGCGTGGCGCCGGTGTCCAAGCCGCCCTTGGTGGGCGTGCGAGCGGGCTCTGCTGCGGAGGCCGCGGGGCTGCGCACCTTCGACCGGGTGCTGAGCGTCAATGGCGTGCACGTGCCGGACGAGGCGCGGCTGTACCAGGAGCTGGGCCGGCACCCGGAGGGTGAGCCGCTGAAGCTCGTCGTGCGGCGCATGTCCACCGTGGCGGCGGGCGTGGTGACGGGCCAGGTGCCCAACGTGGTGGAGGTGACGGTGCCCCGGCAGCCGGGCGTGGGCCTGGCCGCGGTGGGCGCGGAGCCCGCGGACACGTATGTCGCGACGGTGGCCTCCGGCAGCGTGGCGCAGAAGGCGGGCCTTGCGCCCGGAGACCTCGTCGTCGCGTTCAACGGCAAGCCCGTGCAGTCGCTGCGGATGATGGAGAACGAGCTCACCGAGCTCAAGGACCAGCCCTTCACGCTGACGTGGCGTGACGCGAAGGGCGCCGAGCACACCGAGAAGCTGACGCAGGCGCCGCTCAAGAGCGAGGACGCGATGGGGCAGGAGACCTCGCGGCTGGCGCTGGGCGCGCGCGGCTGGGCGCTGATGGACGCGGACGCGCCGAAGGTGGACGAGGTGACGGTGCACCTGGGGCCCGCCGCCGCGTTCAAGCAGGCGGCCGTCGTGGTACCCAAGATCGTCGGGCAGATGGTGAAGGTTCTCGCGGGGCTCTTCACGCGCGACGTGCCGCTGTCCTCGGTGGGCGGCCCCATCATGATGTACCAGCTGGCGGCGAAGAGCGCCGAGCAGGGGCTCGACTCGTTCCTGCACCTGATGGCCATCATCTCCATCAACCTGGGCGTGATGAACCTGCTGCCCATCCCCGTGCTGGATGGCTTCGCGCTCCTGTCCGCGGCGTGGGAGGGCATCCGCCGCCGTCCCATCCCCACGCGGGTCCGCGAGGCCGCCAACATGGTGGGCCTGGCGCTGCTCTTCCTGCTCATGCTGCTGGTCTTCACCAACGACATCACCCGCTAGAGGCCCCATGCGCGCGAGCACCGTCTTCCTCCTGCTGGCGCTGGGTTTCTCCACGGGGTGCGCCTCGCGCGCGGCGAAGCCGGACTCGCGCGACGAGGAGACCCGGACCCGCTCTGGTTCGACTCCCGGCGTGACGCGGCGTGAGCAGATGCCGCGCTCGTACCTGGGCGAGGGGCTGGCGTCGTTCTACGGCCCCGGGCTGCATGGCCGGCCCACCGCGAGTGGGGAGCGCTTCAACCAGAACGCGCTCACGGCCGCGCACAGGAAGGCGCGCTTCGGCTCCTGCATGAAGGTGGTCAACATGGAGAACGGCCGCTCCGTGCAGGTGCGCATCAATGACCGGGGCCCCTATGTCGATGGCCGCGTCATCGACGTGTCCAAGGCCGCCGCGTCCAAGCTGGGGATGCTGGACAAGGGCGTGGTGCGGGTGCGGCTGTATCGCTGCCCCGATGACACCGTGTCGGAGATTCCCCAAGCAATGTGGGCCGCGCCGGTGTAGGGAGCGCCCATGTTCCTCGCGCTGGACACCTCCACGCTGACGATGTCGCTCGCCCTGGTGGAGCGCGGGCCGGACGGCGTGCGCGTCGTGGAGCACGAGGTGGTGCGCCCGCCCATCAAGCAGAGCGAGGCGCTCCCCGGCGTCGTGGGCGAGCTGCTCGCGCGGCACGACGTGAAGCTCGCGGCGCTGGAGGGGCTGGTGGTGGGCCTGGGGCCCGGCTCCTTCACGGGCCTGCGCATCGGCCTGGCCACGGTGAAGTCGCTGGCGTACGCGGCGAGCCTCAAGGTGGCGGGCGCGTCGTCGCTGGCGGCGGTGGCGATGGAGGGGCCCGAGCACGTGCCGCTCTACGTGCTGGCCGTGGCGCGCAAGGATGACCTGTACCTGGGCGCCTACGTGCGGCGCGGCGGGACGGTGGAGGCGCTGGAGCCGGAGACGGCCATGTCGCCGCAGGAGGTGGCCTCGCGCATGGCCGCCGAGCCCCGCGCGGTGGCGTTGGGGCCCGCGCTGGTGGACTACCGCGCGGCGCTCGAGTCCCACGGCGTGGCGCCCCAGCGGCTCTTGTCGGGGCACGACTTCCCGTCGGCGGTGGAGCTGGTGCGGCTGTCCCGCATGCCGGAGACCTTCTCGCTGGACGCGCTCTTCTCCATGGAGCCGCACTACGTGCGCGCCTCCGAGCCGGAGCGCAATCCGAAGTTCCCTCCGCTGCCAGGGCCCGTGCCCACGGCGCGGCTGAAGGACGACTGAGGCACTCGTCCGGGACGCGCCTTGCGCCCGGGTGAGGCCCGCACGCACGAGGACGCGTCATGAAGGACGACTTGAAGATTGCCGTGGTGGGTGCCACCGGCGTGGTGGGCCGTGAGGTGCTGGCCGCGTTGTACGCGCGTGACGTGCCCGCCGAGCAGGTGCGCGCCTTCGGCTCCGAGCGTTCGAAGGGGCTGGAGGTGGAGTACGGCGAGGACTCCATCGAGGTGGAGCGCGCCGCGCCGGACGTCTTCCGGGGCGTGGGGCTGGTGCTGCTGGCGACGCCCGCGGAGGTGTCGCGCTCGCTGGCGCCCGCGGCGCAGGCCTCTGGCGCGTGGGTGGTGGACATCAGCTCCGCCTTCCGGAGCGACGGCAACGTGCCCCTGGTGCTGCCGGGCTTCAACACGGAGGCGCTGGCGCAGGTGACGAAGGGGCGGGTGGTGTGCCTGCCGGGCGCCGTGACGACGGCGGCGGTGCACGTGGTGGAGCCCTTGCGTCGGGCCTTCGGCGTGGTGCGCGCGCAGGTGACGGCGATGATGGGCGTGTCCGGCGCGGGCGTGCGCGGCGTGGCGGAGCTGGAGAAGCAGACCGCGGACCTGTTGTCCGGGCGCGAGCCGGAGCCGCATGCCTTCCCCCACCGCGTGGGTTTCAACCTGGTGCCGCAGGTGGGCAACTTCATGGTGAACTCGCCTTGGACGGAGGAGGAGGCGGGCTGGACGCTGGAGGCCGCGCGCCTGTTCGCGTCCCGGGGCGAGGCGCCCGTGTTGGCCGGCACCGCGGTGCAGGTGCCCACCTTCTACGGCCACGGCGTGTCGCTCCACGTGCAGCTCAAGAAGGCGGGCCCGGTGGAGCAGGTGCGCGCCGCGCTCAAGACGTCCCCGGCCTTGAAGGTGCTGGACGCCCCGGGCGAGCGCATCTACCCCATGCCCATGCTCGTCACGTCGGACCCCACGGTGCACGTGGGCCGGGTGCGCGCCTTCCCCCAGGCCCCCGAGTGGGTGACGCTCTTCGCCGCCGTGGACAACGCCACCCGGGGCGCCGCCCTCAACCTGGTGGAGGCCGGCCTGAAGCTCGTCGAGCGTCCCGTCTGACAAATTGGCACGGCCCCGGGGGCCGTCCTGCCTGTTTGGCGCGCCCGGGCGGCTCGAAACGTCCGAAAAAGGGCCTGTCGGAAGGCATTGAGTGTGGCCCCCCGCTTGCTAGCGTCCGGCTACCCATGCGCCTCACACTCGCCTTGCTTTTGCTCTCCGCGTCGACCGCCCTGGGGCAGACCGTGACCTTCTCGGTCTCGGGCAGCCAGGGCAACGAAATCGTCGTCTCCAAGGCCGACTGCGCCAAGATCACCCAGGTCACCTGGCAACGCCAGGCCACCAATCTGTGCGACACGCTCTACATCTGGCTGTCGCCGGACACGTGCTCGGACATTCCCAGCACCACCGAGGTGACGCTGGCGGAAATCGAGCGGTCCTCGTCGCTGACGACGGGCACGGTGAGCCTGAACGTCAGCGAGGCGCTCACCAAGGCGGGCCAGACGTGCGAGGCCCAGACGGAGAACAAGACCTTCAAGCTGTGCGCGTCCGTGCGGCCCTTCAACAGCACCGGGACGACGTGCGAGGCGACCGCGACGAGCGTGGGCACGCCCGCCATCAGCCTGACCTTGGACCCCAAGCCGCCCGCGGCGCCCATCCTGCCGACGGTGACGGGCCTGGACACGGCGCTGAGCGTGGACGTGACGGCGCCGAGCGACTCGTCGCAGATGAAGGTGGAAGTGGTGTCGCTGGTGGCGGGGACGGACGGCGGCAGCGCCACCGCGGGTGACGTGGTGCGCTCGAAGGAGCAGACGTCGTCGAACACGCTGTTCCGCATGGACAACCTGGAGAACGGCGTGGAGTACGGCGTGCGGGTGTTCGCGCTGGACAAGGCGGGCAACCAGAGCGAGGCGTCGCCGCTGGCGACGGGGACTCCCATCGCGAGCAACGGCTTCTGGGCGGCATACCGGGGCGCGCAGGGCGCGGAGACGGGCGGGTGTGGGGCGGGAGGTGGCGGACTTGCCGTGGGCGCCGTGGTGGCGGCCCTGGGCTTCTGGACGGTGTCGAGGAGGAAGCAGTCATGAGTCGGGCATGGGGCCTGGGTGTGGCCGTGGCGTTCGCCGCGCTGCCCGCGTGGGCGCAGGACGCAGGCGTGGTGTCTCCGGATCTGGTCGAGTCCCCCCGCACCGGCGGCATCATCTTCCGCCTGGGGGGCTACAAGCCGCTCATCGATGAGGAGAAGGGCCTGGGCGGTACGCCCTACAAGGACACCTTCGGTGACTCGTCGCTCCTGCTGGTGGAGCTGGAGTTCCAGCGCTACTTCTACCAGGGCATCGGCACCGCGGGCGTCGGCGTGTCGGCGGGCTACGGTGAGAAGTACGCGGCGGCGAAGCTGGCGGACGGCGGTGGAGAGGCGGCGGAGCGCACGGCGCTCAAGATCGTGCCGCTCGCGTTCAACCTCTTCTACAAGTTCGACTACGCGGCCTTCGAGTGGGGCATCCCGCTGGTGCCGTACGGCAAGCTGGGCCTCATCTACTCGCCGTGGTGGGTGACGAAGGGCAGCGACACCGAGGTCGCTGGCGGCGTCACCGGCAAGGGCGGCAAGTGGGGCTGGGGCGCGACGGCCGGCCTGTCGTTCCTGCTGGACGTGCTGCAGCCGCGCTTCGCTCGCGACTTCGACTCGGGGCTGGGGGTGAACCACAGCTACCTGTTCGCCGAGTACACCTACTCGGATGTGGACGATTTCGGAGGGAAGGGTCTGAACTTGTCCAGCCGGCGCTGGATGTTCGGACTCGCGCTGGACTATTAGCGGCTCATGCCGCACTCCCCGCGCTCCGTCCGCCCGTCCGTCACGCTGTTCCTCCTGTTGACCGCCGTGGGCCTGATGGGCCCCGGCTGTCGGCGCGCGGTGCGCACGGACCTGGGCGAGGACCGCACGGTGGAGGCGGGCGTGCCCGTGACGCTGGGCTCCGAGGAGGAGGGCGCGGTGGCCCTCTCCTGGGAGGTCGGTGACGGCACTCCCGCGAAGCAGGGCGCCCGTCTTTCGCACGCCTTCGCCCGTCCCGGCGCGTACACCGTGCGCGCGCTGCACGAGGGCCAGGAGGTGGGGCGCGTGCGGCTCACCGTGGTGCCGCGTCCGCTCCTGCGCGCGGTGCCGGCCCAGGCGCAGACGGTGCTGTGGATGCCCCGGCTCCAGGGCAACGTGGAGCCGCTGGTGGACTTCCACGAGCGACTGGTGGGCCACGAGGACGCGGAGGAGGCGCTGCGCGAGGCGCCCCTGGTGTCGCTCGTGTTGCAGAGCCTGACGCAGGGCTCGAGCGTCGTGGACCCGGAGGAGGGGTTCGGCCTGTTCATCCTGCCGGAGTTCGACGGCGTGGTGGCGGTGCTGGGCATCACGGAGCCCGACGCGGCGATGTCCGCGGTGGCGAGCGAGCTGGAGAGCTCGGGCCACCAGGTGATGCCCACCGACGACGGCGCGATGCGCGTGGTGCCGCAGGATGGCAGCGAGCCGATGCTGCTGTTCGTCGACCGGGGCTACCTGTACCTGGCCATCCCGGACGGGCCGGAGGAGGAGGACGACGAGGAGTCCGAGGAGGGCGTGCCGCTGGAGGTGCTCGCGGTGGAGCCGTCGCGGCCGGCCGTCGCGGACGTGCAATTGGTGCGTCGGGCGGTGACGGGGCTGACGGGGCCCGGGATGTCCGAGGTGGCGCTGCTCAACGAGCTGCGTCCCAAGGTGGGCGAGGGGAACGTCTACCTGTACACGGGCGCGCCCAGGCTCGACGAGGGCGAGGAGGAGGGGCCGGTGCGGGGCTTCTTCGCGTCGATGACGGTGCGCCCCGAGCATGTGTCGCTGGATGGATTCCTGTCGTCGACGCGGCCGCTGCTGCAGGGGGCGAGTGCGCCTCCGTCCGCGCTGATGGCGGAGAGCGGGTTGGGGCCGGTGGCCGCCGCGCAGCTGTCCGTGCCTCCCGAGGAGCTGGCGAAGCTGGCGTTCGGTGCGCCGGGCTCGCCGCGTCGTGAGCGGATGGTGGAGCGGTGGCGCGCGCGCGGGCTGGACGCGGAGGCGCTGTTGAAGGCGCTGCGTGGCGACGTGGCGATGCTGGTGTACTTCGATGCGCCGGGCTTCTTGCGGCGCTTCGCGCAGAACCAGCGGCCCGAGCCTCGGGGCACCGTCCTCATCGACGCGGGCCTCACGTCCGTGGAGCCGGTGCTGCGGCTGCTCGATGAGCGCGCGCAGGGCTCGTCGCTGCGCTTCGCGGTGGAGAAGATTCCTGGAGGCCGGCTCTACAAGACGCTCCTGTGGGGGCAGCCGGTGCAGCTGCGCATCGGTCCCGAGCGCGCCACGTTGATTGCGGGCGAGCCGCTGGAGGGACGTCCTCGCGGCGATGTCGGCAAGTCGCTGCGCGAGCGCTTCGGTGGCGAGGCGTTCAGCCCGGGGCACATGTCGGTGATGGCGGACCTGGGGCGGCTGCGCGCGGAGCTCGATGCGCAGGAGTCGCTGCCGGGGGTGCCCGCGGAGCGACTGGCGTCCGCGCAGGCGCTCATCAAGGCGGTGTTGGAGGGCTTCACGCCGCTGGACTCGGGCTTCCTGGACTTCTCGCTCGCCGAGGGCGGCGCGCGGCTGAAGGGGAGTCTGCGATTGAGGGAGAACGCCCGCACGGGCCAGGAGTGGAAGTGAGCCTGGGCGGCGCCGTCACGGTGCTGTACTTCGCCGCCGCGCGGGAGCGCGCGGGGACGGCTCGGGAGCGCGTGGAGGTGCCCGAGGGCGCGACGGTGGAGCAGTTGCTCCGGTTGCTCGCGGCGGCGCATCCGGGGCTTGCTCCGCTGTTGCCGCACCTGCGCGTGGCGGTGGACCAGGCGTTCGTGGGCGCCGAGGCGCCGGTGCGTGCGGGTGCCGAGGTGGCGTTGATTCCTCCCGTGGCGGGGGGCTCTCCGGGGTTGTTCCGGGTGGTGGAGCGGCCGCTGCGGTTGGAGGAGGTGGTGGAGGCGGTGGGCGGCGAGGCTTACGGCGGGCTCGTCACCTTCAGCGGCTCGGTGCGCGACGCGACGAAGGGGCGGCGTGTGCTGCGGTTGGAGTACGAGGCCTATGCGCCGATGGCCGAGAAGAAGCTGGCGGAGATTGGCGCGGAGGCCGCGACGTCGTGGCCGGGCGTGCGGCTGGCCATCGTGCACCGCGTGGGGGTGTTGGTGCCGGGGGAGCTGGCGGTGGTCATCGCCGCCGCGGCGCCGCATCGCAAGGAGGCGTTCCGGGGCTGTGAGCACGCCATCGAGCGGCTCAAGCAGGACGTGCCCATCTGGAAGAAGGAGTTCTTCGAGGATGGAGAGGTGTGGGTCGGCCTGGGGCCGTGAGGCCGTGTCAGCGCATGCGGAAGGTGGCGGGGATGTGGACCTCGGGCCCCGCGTCTGACGGTTGCTGCTGGTCGCGCTCCGCGTCGGTGATGGGGCGCATGGGCGTGTCCAGGCCCATGGCCTTGCGACGCGCGGCCTCCTTCTCGGCGGCGAGCTGGAGGGCGCGGGCGTTGGACTCGGCGGCGCGCTCGGGCGTGGGGCCCGCGATGAGGAAGCCCACGGGCAGGCTCAGGAAGAGCAGGCCGACGATGGCGAGCCAGCCCATGTCCTTCCACTGCAGCGGGCCGACGCGCTCCTTCACGACGGAGCCTTGGATGAGCAGGGATAGCTGGCCCTCGGTGAGGCGCAGCGTCATTCCGTCCGAGAGCGTCACGGAGCTGCGGCCCTGGTCCTGGACGAGGTGGGCGTCGGGGAGGGCGGTGAAGGCGTCGCCGCGCTGCTTGTGCTCGACCTGGACCTTGGGGGGCAGGTGGATGCGCCAGCCGCGCTCGGTGCGCTCGGCCATGAGGAACGGCTCTTCCGGGAGGGTGAAGCCGTAGAGGGGCAGGGGCGCCTTCTCGTCGGGCGCCGCGTGGACCCGGGCCTGCTCGCGCCCGTAGCTCCAGGCCTCGGCCAGGTTCTCGCCCCAGTACAGCTCGAAGTACAGCCCGCCGTCCGCCTTGGTGCTCATCTCGCGCGTAAGCATATGCGTCCCGTCGCGTGTCGGCCGCATCATCGGACCCGGAAGCCCACAGGTGGACAGGATGCGCCCGTTCGCCTGCTCGACAACCAGGGGAGGCTCGCGGTTCCAGGGCCGTGGTCCGGGAGCAGGGGAGGGCCGCGCCGAGCGAGGCTCGAATGGTCAGGCTGTGGTCCTGCCCATCACCGAGGGACCTCCGGAGGAGGGGGTGTCCTTCGTTCCTGACTCGGCGGGTGGCGGAGGTGGAGGGCTCTCCGTGGGGGGCGGCTTGGACGTCGCGGGGGTCGGGCTCACGGCGGGAGGCTGGGAGCCCGCGGCGGACGTGCCCGAGGGCTGTCCCGCGGGCGTCGTGGTGGTCGGCGGACCCGACGGTGCGTTTGCTGGCGCCGCGCTGTTCGCGGGGGCGCCCGTCGCGCCGGCTGGCGTTGCCGTGGTGGGTGTGGCTCCCGTGCTCGTCGTCGTCGCGGAGCCCGTGGGCGGTGGTGCTCCCGCCGTGGGTGTTGAGCCTGCTCCGCTGGCTCCCGTCGGATTGGGCGTGCCCGCCGCGCCGGATGCAGGGGTCGTCACGCCGCGAGAATCAGCTCCAGCGGGTGTGCCTGTCACAGGAACAGGCGCTGCCTTTGCTCCTGCCGCCGCCGTTGCTCCGGAGCCGGCGACGGGCGGCGCCGCAGGTCCTCCGGGGACAGGGATACCGGTGCCGCCCGGTGTCGCTGTCGTGGGTGCCCCGCTCACGGGCGTGGTCGCTCCCGCTGGCGCTCCGATGGCGGGTGCACCCGTTCCCGTCGTGGCTGTCGCTCCAGCCGCTCCTGGCGCGGCGGGCGCTCCGATGGCGGGTGTGCTTGCTCCTGTCGTGGCCGTCGCTCCAGCCGCTCCTGGCGCGGCGGGCGCTCCGATGGCGGGTGTGCTTGCTCCTGTCGTGGCCGTCGCTCCAGCCGCTCCTGGCGCGGCGGGCCCTCCGATGGCGGGTGTACTTGCTCCCGTCGTGACGGCCGCTCCGGCCGTGGGCGCGACACCCGGCGCCCCTGTGGTGGCACTGGGGCCCGCCGTCGCGGGTGACACGGTCGCGGCCTCCGACTTGAACCGCTCGGGCAACGCCCCGCGAATCTCCGCGAGCGCCACCGCGACGATGACCGTCGCGCTCGCGAGGAAGCCCACCGTCTGAGCCACCGTCTCCACGCGAGGTGGCAGCTTGCGGCCGCTCACCGCCTCCACCAACAGCAGCACCACCCGCCCACCATCCAACCCCGGAATCGGCAACAACGTCAGCAGCGCGAGCGCCAGCGACGCGGCCACCAGCGCCCGCAGCACCGAGTCCAATCCCGACGACGCCGCGTCGGACGACTCCTGTCGCACCAGCGCCCCGGGCCCCGTCGGTCCACCCCGCGCCTGCTCTCCCTTCGCCAGCCGCGTGAACATCGTCACGCCCTCGGCCGCGAGGTTCATGGTGTGCACCGTCGCGTGCCTCAGCGCCTCGCCCGGCGCATGCGTGCGGTACACGTACTGCTGACTCACGCCGATGCGTCCCTCGCCACGCTCGTCCGCGCGCGGGCGCACCGTCACCGTGCGCTGTTCGCCGTGTCGGTCCACCCGCAACTCCAGCGTGCCGCCCACGCCCACCGCCACCTTCTCCACGAACTCCGTCCAGGTGCGCAGCGCCTGCCCGTTCACCGAGTCGATGCGATCTCCGGGCAGCAGCTGCGCCCGCGCCGCCTCCGAGCCGGGCCGCACCGTGCCCACCGTCAGCGGCACCACCACGTGCGTCCCCGACGTGTAGAGCGCGAACAGCACGCCCAGCGCGAAGAGGTAGTTGGACAGCGGCCCCGCCAGGATGATGAGCGCGCGCCTGAGCGGTCCGAGCGTCCGGAAGCTCGCGGCCTCCGCCACCTCCGCGCGGTGGGGGTTCATCCCCTGGATGTGCACCGTGGCGCCCAGCGGCACCGCGCCCACGACGAACTGCGTCCCCCCCAACCGGAAGGACGCCATGGGCGGACCGAAGCCAAACACGAAGCGGGGCACCCGCACCCCGAGCAGCCTCGCGGCGACGAGGTGCCCCAGCTCATGCAGGGCCAACAGCCCTCCGAGGGCCAGCAGGACGAGCGCGTAGTGCATCCTGGACGGCGCTCCCTACAACTTCCGCCGCTGCCCGGTCTGCTTGTACGTCCGGTAGTCGGAGAGGATGGTGCCGTGGTCGAAGCACAAGTCCCGCGGCAGCGCGTCCAGCGCGAACATGCGCGCCTCCGCCGCGTCATCCGAGCCCTTCGGCTCACCGTCCGCCGTGCCGATGTACACCGTCGACAGCGTGTGCTGCCGCGGGTCTCTCTTCGGGTCCGAGTACGTGAAGAACTGCTCCACCAGCTTCACCTCCAGCCCCGTCTCCTCCTTCACCTCGCGGATGGCCGCCGCGTCCAGGGGCTCGCCCTCGTCCACGAATCCCCCCGGCAACGCCCAGCCGATGGGCGGGTTCGCGCGGCGGATGAGGACGATGCGTCCACCGGCCAGCTCGATGATGCAGTCCACGGTGGGCTTGGGGTTGCGGTATTCAGGCATGGAGGCCACTCTACCCCCGACCGCCACGAGCGCACTGCACTCGATGCATTCGTGGGGTATGGTGCGCCCCGTGTCCACCTCGAGACGCTTCCGCCTGCTCGTGCCCGCCCTCCTCGTGAGCGCCATGTCGGGCTGCCTGCCCTTCATCCAGGAGGCGGGCGACTACGAGTTCACCCCCGTGGAGATCTTCCGCGACGATTGCGGCCTCTACGACGCCA from Myxococcus guangdongensis encodes:
- a CDS encoding NUDIX domain-containing protein, producing MPEYRNPKPTVDCIIELAGGRIVLIRRANPPIGWALPGGFVDEGEPLDAAAIREVKEETGLEVKLVEQFFTYSDPKRDPRQHTLSTVYIGTADGEPKGSDDAAEARMFALDALPRDLCFDHGTILSDYRTYKQTGQRRKL
- a CDS encoding septal ring lytic transglycosylase RlpA family protein, producing MRASTVFLLLALGFSTGCASRAAKPDSRDEETRTRSGSTPGVTRREQMPRSYLGEGLASFYGPGLHGRPTASGERFNQNALTAAHRKARFGSCMKVVNMENGRSVQVRINDRGPYVDGRVIDVSKAAASKLGMLDKGVVRVRLYRCPDDTVSEIPQAMWAAPV
- a CDS encoding M50 family metallopeptidase; amino-acid sequence: MHYALVLLALGGLLALHELGHLVAARLLGVRVPRFVFGFGPPMASFRLGGTQFVVGAVPLGATVHIQGMNPHRAEVAEAASFRTLGPLRRALIILAGPLSNYLFALGVLFALYTSGTHVVVPLTVGTVRPGSEAARAQLLPGDRIDSVNGQALRTWTEFVEKVAVGVGGTLELRVDRHGEQRTVTVRPRADERGEGRIGVSQQYVYRTHAPGEALRHATVHTMNLAAEGVTMFTRLAKGEQARGGPTGPGALVRQESSDAASSGLDSVLRALVAASLALALLTLLPIPGLDGGRVVLLLVEAVSGRKLPPRVETVAQTVGFLASATVIVAVALAEIRGALPERFKSEAATVSPATAGPSATTGAPGVAPTAGAAVTTGASTPAIGGPAAPGAAGATATTGASTPAIGAPAAPGAAGATATTGASTPAIGAPAAPGAAGATATTGTGAPAIGAPAGATTPVSGAPTTATPGGTGIPVPGGPAAPPVAGSGATAAAGAKAAPVPVTGTPAGADSRGVTTPASGAAGTPNPTGASGAGSTPTAGAPPPTGSATTTSTGATPTTATPAGATGAPANSAAPANAPSGPPTTTTPAGQPSGTSAAGSQPPAVSPTPATSKPPPTESPPPPPPAESGTKDTPSSGGPSVMGRTTA
- the tsaB gene encoding tRNA (adenosine(37)-N6)-threonylcarbamoyltransferase complex dimerization subunit type 1 TsaB; this encodes MFLALDTSTLTMSLALVERGPDGVRVVEHEVVRPPIKQSEALPGVVGELLARHDVKLAALEGLVVGLGPGSFTGLRIGLATVKSLAYAASLKVAGASSLAAVAMEGPEHVPLYVLAVARKDDLYLGAYVRRGGTVEALEPETAMSPQEVASRMAAEPRAVALGPALVDYRAALESHGVAPQRLLSGHDFPSAVELVRLSRMPETFSLDALFSMEPHYVRASEPERNPKFPPLPGPVPTARLKDD
- the moaD gene encoding molybdopterin converting factor subunit 1, whose protein sequence is MSLGGAVTVLYFAAARERAGTARERVEVPEGATVEQLLRLLAAAHPGLAPLLPHLRVAVDQAFVGAEAPVRAGAEVALIPPVAGGSPGLFRVVERPLRLEEVVEAVGGEAYGGLVTFSGSVRDATKGRRVLRLEYEAYAPMAEKKLAEIGAEAATSWPGVRLAIVHRVGVLVPGELAVVIAAAAPHRKEAFRGCEHAIERLKQDVPIWKKEFFEDGEVWVGLGP
- a CDS encoding aspartate-semialdehyde dehydrogenase; its protein translation is MKDDLKIAVVGATGVVGREVLAALYARDVPAEQVRAFGSERSKGLEVEYGEDSIEVERAAPDVFRGVGLVLLATPAEVSRSLAPAAQASGAWVVDISSAFRSDGNVPLVLPGFNTEALAQVTKGRVVCLPGAVTTAAVHVVEPLRRAFGVVRAQVTAMMGVSGAGVRGVAELEKQTADLLSGREPEPHAFPHRVGFNLVPQVGNFMVNSPWTEEEAGWTLEAARLFASRGEAPVLAGTAVQVPTFYGHGVSLHVQLKKAGPVEQVRAALKTSPALKVLDAPGERIYPMPMLVTSDPTVHVGRVRAFPQAPEWVTLFAAVDNATRGAALNLVEAGLKLVERPV
- a CDS encoding MXAN_2562 family outer membrane beta-barrel protein; translation: MSRAWGLGVAVAFAALPAWAQDAGVVSPDLVESPRTGGIIFRLGGYKPLIDEEKGLGGTPYKDTFGDSSLLLVELEFQRYFYQGIGTAGVGVSAGYGEKYAAAKLADGGGEAAERTALKIVPLAFNLFYKFDYAAFEWGIPLVPYGKLGLIYSPWWVTKGSDTEVAGGVTGKGGKWGWGATAGLSFLLDVLQPRFARDFDSGLGVNHSYLFAEYTYSDVDDFGGKGLNLSSRRWMFGLALDY
- the rseP gene encoding RIP metalloprotease RseP, producing the protein MPSLQNLGFFILLLGVLVTVHELGHFLVAKACGVKVLKFSIGFGPKLIGFIKGETEYQIAILPLGGYVKMAGDLPHEELSPDEAKRGFLAQPPWKRGLIVLAGPAFNLIFPVLVYFFVFLGPHQATSTLVGFVEPGSPAELSGMRPGDRVLSVEGESVRTFDDMRETFVGRFERPIPIVVDRGGQSVTLTVTPKKSTETSPIDTVERGLIGVAPVSKPPLVGVRAGSAAEAAGLRTFDRVLSVNGVHVPDEARLYQELGRHPEGEPLKLVVRRMSTVAAGVVTGQVPNVVEVTVPRQPGVGLAAVGAEPADTYVATVASGSVAQKAGLAPGDLVVAFNGKPVQSLRMMENELTELKDQPFTLTWRDAKGAEHTEKLTQAPLKSEDAMGQETSRLALGARGWALMDADAPKVDEVTVHLGPAAAFKQAAVVVPKIVGQMVKVLAGLFTRDVPLSSVGGPIMMYQLAAKSAEQGLDSFLHLMAIISINLGVMNLLPIPVLDGFALLSAAWEGIRRRPIPTRVREAANMVGLALLFLLMLLVFTNDITR
- a CDS encoding MXAN_2561 family MXYO-CTERM-anchored protein: MRLTLALLLLSASTALGQTVTFSVSGSQGNEIVVSKADCAKITQVTWQRQATNLCDTLYIWLSPDTCSDIPSTTEVTLAEIERSSSLTTGTVSLNVSEALTKAGQTCEAQTENKTFKLCASVRPFNSTGTTCEATATSVGTPAISLTLDPKPPAAPILPTVTGLDTALSVDVTAPSDSSQMKVEVVSLVAGTDGGSATAGDVVRSKEQTSSNTLFRMDNLENGVEYGVRVFALDKAGNQSEASPLATGTPIASNGFWAAYRGAQGAETGGCGAGGGGLAVGAVVAALGFWTVSRRKQS
- a CDS encoding PKD domain-containing protein encodes the protein MPHSPRSVRPSVTLFLLLTAVGLMGPGCRRAVRTDLGEDRTVEAGVPVTLGSEEEGAVALSWEVGDGTPAKQGARLSHAFARPGAYTVRALHEGQEVGRVRLTVVPRPLLRAVPAQAQTVLWMPRLQGNVEPLVDFHERLVGHEDAEEALREAPLVSLVLQSLTQGSSVVDPEEGFGLFILPEFDGVVAVLGITEPDAAMSAVASELESSGHQVMPTDDGAMRVVPQDGSEPMLLFVDRGYLYLAIPDGPEEEDDEESEEGVPLEVLAVEPSRPAVADVQLVRRAVTGLTGPGMSEVALLNELRPKVGEGNVYLYTGAPRLDEGEEEGPVRGFFASMTVRPEHVSLDGFLSSTRPLLQGASAPPSALMAESGLGPVAAAQLSVPPEELAKLAFGAPGSPRRERMVERWRARGLDAEALLKALRGDVAMLVYFDAPGFLRRFAQNQRPEPRGTVLIDAGLTSVEPVLRLLDERAQGSSLRFAVEKIPGGRLYKTLLWGQPVQLRIGPERATLIAGEPLEGRPRGDVGKSLRERFGGEAFSPGHMSVMADLGRLRAELDAQESLPGVPAERLASAQALIKAVLEGFTPLDSGFLDFSLAEGGARLKGSLRLRENARTGQEWK